GAGTACAGCCAGCAGGAGAACTTCAGGATGGCCGTTTATGGAAGTTTAAAAGTCAAACGAACAGTTCATTGCTGCCCAAGTCACAAGGGGGTTACTTATGGCTAAGCAGCATTTTAACAATGATCCTAAGATGAGGACCAGTTTGCCTGCCTCTGCCAATGCTCATAGGTTTACTCCAGACTCCTAGCTCTGTTTTTCCTTGGTTCCCAAGCcaccctccctctcctccagaATGAACTGCCTCCTCCTGGCTAAGTGAGCTGACACACATAAGCTCCCTTCCCCACTCAGCTGCGGGGCAGGAGAGACGGGAGAGGGTTCTTAAGAATAAACTGAAACACTTCCTTTCCCCATCTCCCCTCCAGCAAAATGGTGCTTTCTGCCTCAAACAGCAACATATTACCCTGATCTGCACCATTAAGAAAGGCAGGgtgtcttttcctctgtgtcaTCGAGGTTcactgatgcagaaaaaaaagagagattgcAGGACATAAGCATTCAGCAAGTTGCTCCCAGCAGCCTAAGACACTCaccatttctgcctttcccaaaaCTGAAGCAGATAAACTTGCAGTGGTATGTATTGACTACCTTTGCAAGAGGGCACTCAGAAATATGGCacttgaaattacattttctgtttgtgaaaaCTGCAAGCCACACTTACAAGCATACCGCAAGCGGCACCAGAATACCAGGACACTGGCCTGATCAACAGGCTGACAGCACTGTCTACTCCAAGCTGAGCTACTGTCTAACCAGTGCTTTGAAGGGAcgcttaacattttttttttttctttagaaccATAAAACAATCCTTCACTGGAAGTGCAAATCCAGTAATATGGGACAGCACTCATCAGCTGATGGCAACTGACAAACATTTCTCAGGGTTTATTTAGCAGTCTGCTTAACTCCCTGATGCACAAACATTGAACCTCACAAAAGTCCCTGTGGTTGCCCCTAGGCTTGCTTCTTGagttcaggctttttttttttttcttttatttattaaaaaagccaaaaaacctaATCCACAACAAACCCACAGGTACTTGCCAGCTACCTTTATCTTACAACCATGACTCACAGGTAGTAAGGCAGTGAAAGCATTGCTGCTTCTTTACATATAGCCCTATGACTGACCTCCTCTAACCAAAGAAACCATACTACTCTGGGagggaaaaatactgaacaccaaaccaaaacccaaacaaaaaagtcaattttcaaaataataccAAAGTGGGAGATTCGAATACAGGATGACACATGTCACAGCCTGGGAACGCCTTTATTTTCCTCAAACCAATTTAATAAAGTAATATGTTACCTCTCTTTGTAAATGGAGTTTTGTGCAGATTAGCAGAGGTGCTAAAGCAGAGCATGTGCACGATACTGAATGAACTTAACTGCACCAGAAGCAAGGTCCTGTTTGACTTTTGAAGAGAGCTTCAACATGTGCTACCTGCagtcctgaaaaaaatcttactccAGATAGCCCCAATGAGGAATCAAGTTATTAATGAACTACATCAGCACCCAAACTTGAGTCACCTTTAGTTTGGCTAAAGCTACTTAACCTCTGGAATTGTTCCACTGTTTCCAGAATAATACCTGGGAAAAATAAGGTACTTAttagggggggggaaaaagggctACTTGATGTTGTTTGTACACATCACTGCTGTGGCCACACTGGGTGATCTTCCCTGTGACCTCTGCTCATAGGAGAACAGAGAAGGGTGCAGTCACTATCTCACTTTCCTGCTGCATACATATCTCTAGTCCCATACTGGGAATGCCTGCGATTAGCTGCCATGTACTGTTTATTCAGTGACTACTTTTTTATTCCTATAACTCTGCATTGCACTGGTATGAATGCTTACTATTTcccaactattttttttttttttttttttaacatctgagCTAGTTTTTCACCTCACAGGAAATACTCCACTGCTGTATGAACAGCAATTCCTTCAGGAGGGAAAACAAGGATCTACTTCCTAGAAAGCAGACTGCaaaacatgaattttctttgtgttcttaACCTCCTCTTGCCTTCTGCAAGGAGGATCATGGAGGTGGGACAGGACAGATTTCCAAAACACCAGGCAGTCAGGAGAGGTTTTACCCACCACTACAGCCTCCCTTGCAAAACTCACAGAGATTCTTTCCCTAAAGAGAAGAGCAGGCATGTAGGAATACATCTTACCAATGGCTGAACAGGTTAGTCAACTACACAGTTCATGTTCTGGTTACAAAACTAATCACTAGGTCCAAGAGTAACATGTACATTCTTAAACTAACATATGAGTTGACACAGTGACTCACATCAAATCTCTGCAactgttctgctgtgtttgtgtaGACAGAAACTGCTAAAAAACCACAAGTCACAGTGTAAAGCCATAGAAATCAGGATGTCAAAGCAAGAACTGGGGCTATTTATGGACTACTAGGGCAACTTCACCATACAACAGGGTACTAGGGTCCCAAGAGACCTGTGTACAGTGCTGGAGGACCTCATGGGTGGGAACACAGGTTGGGACAAAGAGAAAACTAGcaccatccctgcctgcctgcagctcgCTATTATGTGTGGCAACAACGAGCAGGATAAACTGCAAAGAACATCACCAGGGAATGGTACCCAGCATCCAAGCCATGCTTTTGCATAAGAAAATTGGGAGTCCCAgacaaaaaacaaatacagcaatTCACAGAAAGACAGGAACCTTCTGACTCCAAAGTGTGTCATGACATTTGCCTCACGTTTCCCTGTTTTCCAGGCCCTGAAGTTCAGGCACCTCCTGAGCAGTGTGCTGAAGCACACCAGTGCCTCATATGCTACTTTTCTGCATTAGAAAGTTGTCAAGTGCTCAGATGTGCCAAATATTAATGACCTGAGCAAACTGTACACGCAGCCCTGCTTAAAATGCAAACCCTTTTTCTTCAGTAGCCTGTAGCCCCTCACTGTTCTTGAAATGCAAGTGCACTGCCTGAATACACACGACAGCTTTTGGCTGGCAAAAAGGAAGTGAGAGGTACTTCAGTGGAAGACTGAGCCTTCCCTGTACTATTTTAAGGTTGCAGTCATTTGGCATCTTCAAAGACAAAAGAGCCAACACTGCACAGTACAGGCTGCTACAACaggttttaaaactgcattGCTGCTTACATCTCGAGGCTCGGGATTTTCATCAGTTTCATGTCACAGAGCTGAGTGGCCAAGTCTCTTATGCCCACttccataaataaaatttctagTCCAAACACAGTAATGAATGCTGGGAGTTCTATTTACCACCACCTCTCGTAGTGTCTTCCAAATGCTGCTGAACTCCCAGAAGCTGGACATGCATTACTGAAATCTCCTGATAAGAAACAGAGGGGGGAGAACAGGGGAGGCAAATAAAGCACTTACCAAGCACAATGACCACAGTCTTCAGGAGGCTCATCATGGTGTCCCGATTCCTGCGGGGTCCAGAACTGTGCCTGGACATTCTCATAGTCCTTTGGCGGACATACCCAAAGATATGAGCATATAGGACTACCATGACCACAAAAGTGACCAGGTTGAAAATAGCCCAGAAGACCAGGTAGGAGTCACTATAGAGTGGTGCCATGTTGGAGCAGTGAGTGATGTCACAAATGCAGTTCCATCCAACACTTGGTATGGCGCCCATGACGATGGCCATAGTCCAGATTACAACAATTACGACCACGACTCGCCGGTTGCTCATCCGAGTATGTAGCTGCATTCGGAAAACCGTTATGTGCCGCTCAATAGCGATGGCCAACAAATTGGCTACAGAAGCTGTCAGGCTAGTGTCAATGAGACCCTGACGGAGAAGCCAGGTGCTTACAGTCAGTCTTCTAGTGTTGGGTCCTGTGTTGAACATTAAGTAAAAGTAGGCCAGCCCTGCAAAGAAGTCCGCAGCAGCTAAGTTGGCCATTAAGTAATAAATAGGAAAGTGGAATCGGCGGTTGACATAAATAGCCACCATAACCAAGAGATTGGCCAGCATTATGAAGATGCAGACGGTAATCCCCAGTCCCATTACAAGTTTGCTGACAGTGTTCCATTCCGTGGCTAGATATTTTCCACTTCGGTTATAAAAGAAGGCAATGGTTTCATTGTAGTAACACTGTGGTTCGCTCATGGCTGTGGACTGAaagaagagaggggaggaaaaaaccaacagagagaaaaaaaagaatgacatCAGAACTGAAAACATATGATTGCTTCCATGGACAAGACACGCgcagagagcagggagggggacaggAAGGGAACACACTTCAGAACAAATTCATTTGTTCAGACCAAATGACATTCCACAACTCGCAAACAATTGCTCTGAGGAGTCCAGTAACAGCAACCAGATTAGAAACATCCAGAAATGGTTCCATCTGCTCTGGGAGCTAGCACGATTTCTGACGTAGTTGTAAATTGCACTGCAAATGAGCTTCTGGCTAAGCAGACCTGCTGAAAATTCACTTAAAAAGAAGGGCATGCAATTTGTAGGAAAAGTTAACGTTGTTACAGGGCACCTTATTTACATTATCAGTGCATAAAACTGTTGTTTGGCTGGAGTGGTGTTAAAAGAAGTACTTCTCAAAGAGGAGAAGAAGTGGATTACATACCCTAGCAGGTTTTGATTCATTCACATCTCCATCAGGGGCATTCCTTGTTGTTCTGTCTTAAAAACTGGGAAGAATACCCTAGACTAAGATCATCAATATGCTCCAAGACAGAAttgccagggctgggagccaTGTCCATAAAACATGCAGTGCATTTACAAACAACAGAAGCATATCAGTGTATTTCTGcaagcattctttttttcatcagcCAAATTTCAAATCAGGGTTAGAAATATAACTCATCTAAACTGGCTTATACCAATTTGAAATAGGAGCAAAG
The Falco rusticolus isolate bFalRus1 chromosome Z, bFalRus1.pri, whole genome shotgun sequence DNA segment above includes these coding regions:
- the LPAR1 gene encoding lysophosphatidic acid receptor 1 gives rise to the protein MDIPTDLVPSSMMSQPEVIESTAMSEPQCYYNETIAFFYNRSGKYLATEWNTVSKLVMGLGITVCIFIMLANLLVMVAIYVNRRFHFPIYYLMANLAAADFFAGLAYFYLMFNTGPNTRRLTVSTWLLRQGLIDTSLTASVANLLAIAIERHITVFRMQLHTRMSNRRVVVVIVVIWTMAIVMGAIPSVGWNCICDITHCSNMAPLYSDSYLVFWAIFNLVTFVVMVVLYAHIFGYVRQRTMRMSRHSSGPRRNRDTMMSLLKTVVIVLGAFIICWTPGLVLLLLDVCCPQCNVLAYEKFFLLLAEFNSAMNPIIYSYRDKEMSATFKQILCCQRSESANGPTEGSDRSASSLNHTILAGVHSNDHSVV